A region from the Solibacillus sp. FSL H8-0523 genome encodes:
- a CDS encoding glutaredoxin gives MKLYTKTICPKCLWVKSELEAANLQVEVVNIDHDENAKQAVMDAGFMAVPVLEVNGEWLADTHVIMDRIATLSA, from the coding sequence ATGAAACTGTACACGAAAACAATTTGTCCAAAATGCCTGTGGGTAAAATCAGAGCTAGAAGCAGCCAACTTACAGGTGGAAGTAGTAAACATCGATCATGACGAAAATGCCAAACAAGCTGTAATGGATGCCGGATTTATGGCGGTGCCTGTGTTAGAAGTAAACGGCGAATGGCTAGCAGACACACATGTAATCATGGACCGCATTGCCACACTAAGCGCGTGA